From one Triticum urartu cultivar G1812 chromosome 3, Tu2.1, whole genome shotgun sequence genomic stretch:
- the LOC125546513 gene encoding cysteine-rich receptor-like protein kinase 10, with protein sequence MATIGVVLLLLLLTPTPFLVAANFCDNVKAAAAALSKNVSSSPVNFATATFGQPPDIVYALALCRAGDVVDGSACGDCIANWFATVNQTECHKFRSSYGDCIVVYSDGDDILGPPSNATGGSGENMEPFEQWNITNVTTGDVPLIVGLTRKLLVETAEKAASTTPSRYATGVIDMDRVTTYPKVYSQAQCTPDVSADDCLACLRRLLGMVNSSMSLRTGGQMGITRCYFRYEAYRFYGAQPMLTVPLPPPALATKNRSMLWAILAVVVPLSAAAFLLFICYSRRLRSQRKGMLTICQNDEHHILCNYN encoded by the coding sequence ATGGCGACCATCGGCGTCGTCCTCCTGCTCCTCCTACTCACACCCACACCCTTTCTGGTGGCCGCCAATTTCTGCGACAACGTCAaggcagccgccgccgccctctccaAGAACGTCTCCTCCTCCCCGGTAAACTTCGCCACCGCCACCTTTGGCCAGCCCCCCGACATCGTCTACGCGCTCGCGCTCTGCCGCGCCGGTGACGTCGTCGACGGCTCCGCCTGTGGTGACTGCATCGCTAACTGGTTCGCTACAGTAAACCAGACGGAGTGCCACAAATTCCGCTCCAGCTACGGCGACTGTATTGTCGTCTACAGCGACGGCGACGACATCCTAGGGCCGCCCTCAAATgccacgggaggatccggtgagAACATGGAGCCCTTCGAGCAGTGGAACATCACGAACGTCACCACCGGCGACGTTCCGCTCATCGTCGGCCTCACCCGCAAGTTGCTGGTCGAGACAGCAGAGAAGGCGGCCAGCACCACGCCGAGCCGGTACGCCACTGGCGTCATAGACATGGACAGAGTGACGACCTACCCGAAGGTGTACTCCCAGGCGCAGTGcacgccggacgtgtccgccgaTGACTGCTTGGCGTGCCTCCGCCGTCTCCTCGGGATGGTCAACTCCAGCATGTCCCTGCGCACGGGTGGACAGATGGGTATCACGCGGTGCTATTTCAGGTACGAGGCTTATCGGTTCTACGGCGCCCAACCCATGCTGACTGTGCCATTGCCGCCACCGGCGCTGGCGACCAAAAACAGGAGCATGTTGTGGGCAATTCTCGCAGTTGTAGTTCCTCTTTCGGCAGCAGCATTTCTATTATTCATCTGTTACTCTCGTCGGCTCAGAAGCCAAAGAAAAGGTATGCTAACTATCTGCCAGAACGATGAACATCATATTCTTTGCAATTACAATTAG
- the LOC125546514 gene encoding G-type lectin S-receptor-like serine/threonine-protein kinase At1g11330, with product MSLIFDATNATQGSRRDWNLKGDRVWQGKNSEFSLFDFHQLVEATNSFSEENKLGQGGFGAVYKGKLPEGLEIAVKRLSSHSGQGFMEFKNEVQLIAKLQHTNLVRLLGCCPQEEENILVYEYLPNRSLDFFIFDENKRSLMDWSKHVAIIEGVAHGLLYLHKHSRLLVIHRDLKPSNILLDYEMNPKISDFGLAKILSSNDNEGNTTRRVVGTCGYMSPEYASKGIFSTKSDVFSFGVVILEILSGKQNSSYEHCGGFINLLGYAWQLWEEGKWADLVDAPLLPGSHSAKVMRCINIALLCVQENATDRPTMGDIVSMLSNETMILAEPKQPAYINVRVGNEEASTALEPCNNKDMPMSAKVPR from the exons ATGAGTTTGATATTTGATGCTACTAATGCTACACAAGGATCAAGACGTGATTGGAATTTAAAGGGAGATCGAGTTTGGCAAGGGAAAAATTCGGAGTTCTCTTTGTTTGACTTTCACCAGCTAGTGGAGGCCACAAACAGTTTTTCAGAAGAAAACAAACTTGGACAAGGTGGCTTTGGCGCTGTCTACAAG GGCAAACTTCCGGAGGGATTGGAGATAGCAGTCAAGAGACTGTCTTCACATTCTGGACAAGGTTTCATGGAGTTCAAAAATGAAGTCCAACTCATAGCCAAACTCCAGCACACAAATTTGGTTAGGCTCCTGGGATGTTGCCCTCAAGAAGAGGAGAACATACTGGTTTATGAATACTTGCCAAACAGAAGTCTGGATTTCTTCATCTTTG ACGAGAATAAAAGATCTTTAATGGATTGGTCAAAACATGTAGCAATAATTGAAGGAGTAGCACATGGACTTCTTTACCTACATAAGCACTCTCGTCTACTTGTCATACACCGAGATCTTAAACCAAGCAATATTCTCTTGGACTACGAAATGAATCCAAAAATTTCGGATTTCGGGCTAGCAAAAATACTGAGCTCAAATGACAATGAAGGAAATACCACAAGAAGAGTGGTTGGCACATG TGGCTACATGTCCCCAGAGTATGCTTCAAAGGGCATCTTCTCAACTAAATCCGATGTCTTCAGCTTTGGTGTTGTCATTTTGGAGATCCTTAGCGGAAAACAGAATTCTAGTTACGAACATTGTGGAGGCTTCATCAATCTTCTCGGATAT GCATGGCAATTATGGGAAGAGGGAAAGTGGGCTGATCTCGTTGATGCACCATTGCTACCCGGAAGTCACTCGGCAAAGGTGATGAGATGCATTAACATAGCATTATTGTGTGTACAAGAGAATGCAACTGATAGGCCAACCATGGGAGATATTGTTTCAATGCTAAGCAATGAGACTATGATCTTGGCTGAGCCTAAGCAGCCAGCATATATCAATGTAAGGGTGGGAAATGAAGAGGCGTCCACAGCTCTTGAGCCATGCAATAATAAAGATATGCCCATGTCTGCGAAAGTTCCTAGATAG